The Schistosoma haematobium chromosome 7, whole genome shotgun sequence genome contains a region encoding:
- a CDS encoding hypothetical protein (EggNog:ENOG410ZPU4~SECRETED:SignalP(1-23)), with protein sequence MLIMNSIIKLCFGLFMFIVTSCCLSSSSSSSSSSSSSSSSSSSSSSSSSSSSSSSSSSSSSSSSSSSSSSSSSSSSSSSSSSSSSSSSSSSSSSSSSSSSSSSSSSSSSSSSEASSSSSSSSSSSSSSSSSSSSTSSSSSSSSSSSEASSSSSSSSSSSSSSSSSSSSSSSSSSSSSSSSSSSSSSSSSSSSSSSSSSSSSSSSSSSSSSSSSSSSSSSSSSSSSSSSSSSSSSSSSSSSSSSSEASSSSSSSSTSSSSSSSSSSSSSSSSSSSSSSSSSSSSSSSSSSSSSSSSSSSSSSSSSSSSSSSSSSSSSSSSSSSSSSSSSSSSSSSSSSSSSSSSSSEASSSSSSSSSSSSSSSSSSSSSSSSSSSSSSSSSSSSSSSIIT encoded by the coding sequence TTACATCATGctgtttatcatcatcatcatcatcatcatcatcatcatcatcatcatcatcatcatcatcatcatcatcatcatcatcatcatcatcatcatcatcatcatcatcatcatcatcatcatcatcatcatcatcatcatcatcatcatcatcatcatcatcatcatcatcatcatcatcatcatcatcatcatcatcatcatcatcatcatcatcatcatcatcatcatcatcatcatcatcatcatcatcatcatcatcatcatcatcatccgaagcatcatcatcatcatcatcatcatcatcatcatcatcatcatcatcatcatcatcatcatcaacatcatcatcatcatcatcatcatcatcatcatccgaagcatcatcatcatcatcatcatcatcatcatcatcatcatcatcatcatcatcatcatcatcatcatcatcatcatcatcatcatcatcatcatcatcatcatcatcatcatcatcatcatcatcatcatcatcatcatcatcatcatcatcatcatcatcatcatcatcatcatcatcatcatcatcatcatcatcatcatcatcatcatcatcatcatcatcatcatcatcatcatcatcatcatcatcatcatcatcatcatcatcatcatcatcatcatcatcatccgaagcatcatcatcatcatcatcatcatcaacatcatcatcatcatcatcatcatcatcatcatcatcatcatcatcatcatcatcatcatcatcatcatcatcatcatcatcatcatcatcatcatcatcatcatcatcatcatcatcatcatcatcatcatcatcatcatcatcatcatcatcatcatcatcatcatcatcatcatcatcatcatcatcatcatcatcatcatcatcatcatcatcatcatcatcatcatcatcatcatcatcatcatcatcatcatcatcatcatcatccgaagcatcatcatcatcatcatcatcatcatcatcatcatcatcatcatcatcatcatcatcatcatcatcatcatcatcatcatcatcatcatcatcatcatcatcatcatcatcatctagtatCATTACGTAA